Proteins encoded by one window of Nicotiana tabacum cultivar K326 chromosome 10, ASM71507v2, whole genome shotgun sequence:
- the LOC107779714 gene encoding NAC domain-containing protein 104-like produces MGDNNVNLPPGFRFSPTDEELVVHFLQRKASLLPCHPDVIPDLHLYPYDPWDLDGKAMAEGNKWYFYSRATNETRITGNGYWQPVGVDESIMSSSNHKVIGTKKYYAFYMGDEPPQGHKTNWLMQEYRLSHSSASATRSSSRTSTTHSTNGYYSKWVICRVYESNSDNDENDSAELSCLDEVFLSLDDLDDDNISLPH; encoded by the exons ATGGGGGATAATAATGTAAACCTACCACCTGGCTTTAGGTTCAGCCCAACAGATGAGGAGCTGGTTGTTCATTTTCTCCAACGCAAAGCTTCTCTCTTACCTTGCCATCCTGATGTCATTCCCGATCTTCATCTTTATCCCTATGATCCTTGGGATTTGGATG GAAAAGCAATGGCAGAAGGAAACAAATGGTATTTCTATAGTAGGGCAACAAATGAGACCAGAATCACAGGGAATGGATACTGGCAACCTGTAGGAGTTGATGAATCAATAATGTCAAGTTCCAATCACAAAGTTATTGGGACGAAGAAATACTATGCATTTTACATGGGTGATGAGCCACCACAAGGCCATAAAACCAATTGGCTAATGCAGGAATACAGGCTTTCTCATTCTTCAGCTTCAGCAACTAGATCATCCTCTAGAACATCAACAACTCATTCCACAAAT GGGTACTATAGTAAATGGGTAATTTGTCGTGTATACGAAAGCAACTCTGACAATGACGAAAATGATAGCGCGGAGCTTTCATGTTTGGATGAAGTATTCCTTTCACTAGATGATCTTGATGATGATAACATTAGTTTGCCACATTAG